A stretch of DNA from Bicyclus anynana chromosome 23, ilBicAnyn1.1, whole genome shotgun sequence:
GAGCAGAATACAAGCTACTCTTTATCTCCAAAAAATCCATAATTCTCgctggatttgtaaaaaacagtacagtttaccaacaaataaattagaaatgaaggtaggaaacacatttcatttatttaaaattaatcatggtttgtttataaaatgttatataaaatatattaaccacatctaattgttataagcttattaatcaaatttattttcattaatgtaaggacaagttaattataattattattaggtgtgaaatgactagtgattcataccctcatttttaatttgtttgttggtaaacagtactcatcaagaaaggctgtagtataggttgGCTACCCACTAGGTGGGCCGATGAATAATTTTTGTAAAGAGTTAGTCACAAGCAGCTCAGGGCCGGTCATGTTCATAGGAGGTCCATATAAGAGGCTTATTTATGTCCAGCATGTGACCGATGTGTATGTGTGCAGCAAGAGCGCGCGCCCGCCAAGCCCGTCCGCTGCGAGATCACCCCCGCGACActgcgcgcggcgggcggcggctccGGCGCGCGCGCCAACATGCCGAAGTTCCAGCTGTACGCCGAGCTGGACTCCACCGTGTGCGCACTGGACGCGCCGCTCACGGGCAAGGTGAGCTCGCACTACCTCTGACCAAGTTCCGGCTGTACtccatttattaataaaatgaatgaattatcTGTTTTTGTGCGTAGATCCGCGTGGACGAGTGCGCGGCACCGATCAAGTCCATCGAGCTGCAGCTGGTGCGGCTGGAGACGTGCGGCTGCGCTGAAGGTTACTCCAAAGatggtaaaataaattgtttttaacggAAAGTAAGCTAAGCTAAGCAAAGACTCCGCCACACCTGAACTCAGCGAAAGTTCCAGAAGCCAGCTTTCGGCGCAGACTACGTCGGACGCATTAGTCATCCGCTCCTTTTGCGGAAGATCGTCAGAAACTTTCCTTCGAGGGAGGGAAAGTTTCACCGCTCACTCCGCGTACCTTCGCGGAGTTCACGGGTCCCATATGTTGACTACAGTAGGGCCCCGAGTGACCGTGTGCCCCGTCCGCAGCCACGGAGATCCAGAACATCCAGGTGGGCGAGGGCGACGTGTGCCGCGGGCGAGACATCCCGCTGCACATGGTGCTGCCGCGCCTCTTCACCTGCCCCACCACCGCCACGCCGCACTTCAAGATCGGTGAGTGAGCGGAGAGTGCCTACAGTAGTCCTAGCGTTTCTCTGCTAGCTCCCGTTTATCATTGTAGTTAAATTAGTTAAGCTTAGTTACAGTTTTTCACTTTGTATGAGATAAAGTAAAGTGAGGGTAGGAAGATAAAAATGAATTAGTTCTAATTTTACAAGCTATAGCTATAGCTTCGCAAATTCGtacgtaacactcctgatggtccgtGCGGGTCGGGAAGGGGGTAGCGATGACCCGCGCAGTCCTACcatctgccccgcgcgcacgacttcacaccctcGCAGTCTTTCTCCCcatgtcgcccgcatatcacgggaatatcaacgaacttgccaatcTATAATAGTTGTAATAGACACAtattttcgcttttatattactagtattgaaaatatttatttatattattgttaaaggAGGTTTCATTAcaaccttttatttttaatgtgtctAAGTATTGTAATGTTCGaacctatttaaattttgaagtcTATTCTATATGGTTGCTATGTGTTGTGTAATGTCTTTtcgaatattatattgtaagtttattataaagtaaatgCTATCTTTGATTTCCTCTTCTACCCAGTTATGcccttaaaaattattttcagagTTCGAACTGAATATTGCGGTAGTGTT
This window harbors:
- the LOC112046634 gene encoding vacuolar protein sorting-associated protein 26C isoform X3 gives rise to the protein MSASLTITLKRASKVYHEGETIAGVVVVDTTADLRHEGLTLSMEGSVNLQLSTKNTGIFDAFSNNIRPINLINTTIELAAAGKIPVGVTEIPFELPLTPRPHGPALLETYHGVFVNVLYTLKCGMKRSFLNKPLHTSCQFFVQYRPQERAPAKPVRCEITPATLRAAGGGSGARANMPKFQLYAELDSTVCALDAPLTGKIRVDECAAPIKSIELQLVRLETCGCAEGYSKDGPRVTVCPVRSHGDPEHPGGRGRRVPRARHPAAHGAAAPLHLPHHRHAALQDRVRTEYCGSV
- the LOC112046634 gene encoding vacuolar protein sorting-associated protein 26C isoform X2 codes for the protein MSASLTITLKRASKVYHEGETIAGVVVVDTTADLRHEGLTLSMEGSVNLQLSTKNTGIFDAFSNNIRPINLINTTIELAAAGKIPVGVTEIPFELPLTPRPHGPALLETYHGVFVNVLYTLKCGMKRSFLNKPLHTSCQFFVQYRPQERAPAKPVRCEITPATLRAAGGGSGARANMPKFQLYAELDSTVCALDAPLTGKIRVDECAAPIKSIELQLVRLETCGCAEGYSKDVGPRVTVCPVRSHGDPEHPGGRGRRVPRARHPAAHGAAAPLHLPHHRHAALQDRVRTEYCGSV